The following are encoded in a window of Pongo abelii isolate AG06213 chromosome 16, NHGRI_mPonAbe1-v2.0_pri, whole genome shotgun sequence genomic DNA:
- the LOC100433214 gene encoding cancer/testis antigen 62 produces the protein MMHTTSYRRLSPPHLTDQPSAYSHTHRTFSHFSCGSQPAAQRLHVELWNADLQSEFPCPCLRLTLYLTCNPQLGKRKFCSHSSEDMSKMVSRRNVKDSHEVSGSLQATLQGNLVRLRPNPLGPDA, from the exons ATGATGCATACGACATCCTATAGAAGACTGTCACCGCCCCACCTCACTGATCAGCCCTCTGCCTACAGCCACACCCACAGAACATTCAGCCATTTCTCGTGTGGTTCCCAGCCTGCAGCACAGCGTCTGCACGTG gaACTCTGGAATGCTGACCTACAGTCTGAGTTCCCGTGCCCTTGCCTGAGGCTGACTCTCTACTTGACCTGTAACCCACAACTGGGCAAAAGAAAATTCTGCAGCCACAGCTCTGAGGACATGAGCAAAATGGTTTCCAGACGGAATGTCAAGGATTCCCATGAAGTGTCAGGGAGTCTTCAGGCCACACTTCAG GGCAATCTTGTGAGACTGAGACCTAACCCTCTGGGACCTGATGCTTAg